From a region of the Constantimarinum furrinae genome:
- a CDS encoding ferritin-like domain-containing protein produces the protein MKTTKEQADQDIHDNLVDNLQGLLEKNYDAEAGYKKAMQDAKNSQLKEYLKRQAAQRGEFATELDREIRALNETPKSSGSMTGKLHRTWIDIKSAVSGDNDEAVLEECIRGEKASVEEYEEKLQKNNFPPQVSNVLNNQLDRIKSTLNTIKGLEDISENWG, from the coding sequence ATGAAAACGACAAAGGAACAGGCTGACCAAGATATCCATGACAATTTGGTCGACAATCTTCAGGGATTATTAGAAAAGAATTACGATGCTGAAGCCGGGTACAAAAAAGCAATGCAGGATGCTAAAAATTCTCAACTTAAGGAATACTTAAAGAGACAAGCTGCACAAAGGGGTGAGTTCGCCACCGAATTGGACAGAGAAATCCGTGCTCTCAATGAAACCCCAAAGTCCAGCGGTAGTATGACCGGAAAATTACACCGCACCTGGATCGATATAAAAAGCGCTGTGTCCGGGGATAATGACGAAGCCGTCCTGGAAGAATGTATCCGCGGTGAAAAAGCCAGTGTAGAAGAGTACGAAGAAAAGTTGCAAAAAAACAACTTTCCACCACAGGTATCAAATGTATTGAACAATCAACTCGATAGAATAAAATCAACTCTTAATACGATTAAAGGATTAGAGGATATTTCCGAGAATTGGGGATAA